The Solanum dulcamara chromosome 2, daSolDulc1.2, whole genome shotgun sequence region GCATGACTTAATTGGATGGTACTCTATATTAGCTTAATAACTAAGCAAATACCATAACTAGGTAGTTCAACAACCTTCTCTTTCCCCTATATATAACAAGCATATGTATTGCAAAGGGATTTCATACATTGAAACCATATCTTATAGCAACAATAAAGAGAGATGGTAAGTAATGGGAGTTTGGCGTTTGAATTTTATGACCACTAATGTCTTGTTATTTGAATTAAGGATTCTTTACAAGTTCCATTGAGTTTGGTAAACTATTCTGtatgtttcaatttgtttgtcctatttttttttctaatatgtttaaaaaatatttctttcttttttagacaactttttaattttaattttacacATTACATGATGTTTAAGATCATAAGATTAACAAACATTTTTGTACAtagatctatatatatatttaatttaataccacaagatttaaaagtcttttttattttattaaactcTGTACTACGTTAAAATCAGACcaacaaattaaaacaaaaagaataaatGGATTATCAAGATTTATGTGATCTTTCCTCCAATGTTTGTTCTAATTAGTGTGTTTTAAATATCAAGAGTGCGTGGTTAGGTGCAAGAGAGCTTTCAATTGAATGGGCGGACAATCCTCAGCATTGGACTTGGAACTATATTCACAACTCCGGGTACGTAACCCCCCTCCCCCTTCCtcacaaaaaataaagaaaaaaaaaattagaggcgaattcagaatttaaatttatagattctatctatatatatagaaataaaTTAATACAGCAAGGTTATGCAGTGTAGAAGTAGTTGAGCTTCTGAACGTTTGTTGGCTCGACATTCGAGGAAAGATAGACACAAGTCGACTCGCTCGAAAAACTAGTTATTCGGCATATTTGGTGTTCAAGCTGAAAGATAATCATTGCGAACTTGAAAGGGCTATTGCATCGGTGAGATTCGTGAAGGAAAAAGCCGAGGGCACGGATGAAGAAGGCTACACCGTTTTTATCTCAAAGGTGAAGGGACATGAAGGAGAACGTGGCAAATTCGCGTATCCGCGAAGCGATGGATGGATGGAAATAAAGCTAGGTGAATTTTTCAACAACTTTGGAGAAGATGGTGAAGTTGAAATGAGGTTGATGGAGAACAAAAATCCTAATTGGAAATCTGGGATTATTGTTAAGGGGATTGATATTCGTCCAAATTAAAT contains the following coding sequences:
- the LOC129878288 gene encoding putative F-box protein PP2-B12; the encoded protein is MSAWLGARELSIEWADNPQHWTWNYIHNSGVEVVELLNVCWLDIRGKIDTSRLARKTSYSAYLVFKLKDNHCELERAIASVRFVKEKAEGTDEEGYTVFISKVKGHEGERGKFAYPRSDGWMEIKLGEFFNNFGEDGEVEMRLMENKNPNWKSGIIVKGIDIRPN